In one window of Propionispora hippei DSM 15287 DNA:
- a CDS encoding type II toxin-antitoxin system PemK/MazF family toxin, whose protein sequence is MIVKRGDIYYANLSPVIGSEQGGHRPVLVIQNDVGNKYSPTVIVAAITSQISKAKLPTHVEISAKQYNLEKDSVILLEQMRTIDKRRLKEKVTHLTEDIMTQIDDAVRVSLGLVQI, encoded by the coding sequence ATGATCGTAAAGCGTGGGGACATTTATTATGCCAATTTAAGCCCGGTTATTGGTTCTGAACAGGGGGGACACCGCCCTGTTTTAGTGATTCAAAATGATGTTGGTAATAAATACAGCCCTACCGTTATTGTTGCAGCTATTACTTCGCAGATTTCCAAGGCGAAGCTGCCGACCCATGTGGAAATCAGCGCCAAACAATATAATCTGGAAAAAGATTCGGTTATTTTGCTGGAGCAGATGCGTACGATTGATAAACGGCGGCTGAAGGAGAAAGTGACACATCTGACAGAGGATATTATGACTCAGATTGATGATGCTGTGCGGGTGAGCCTGGGATTGGTCCAAATTTAA
- a CDS encoding ComEC/Rec2 family competence protein — MQLSSKQPVKVFSVLVMIVLSVIFLLGCAARPAVSNAGELVVDVIDVGQGDAVLIRIDGETVLVDSGDIPARDILVAYIKKQGIQRFDKVILTHPHADHLGGMKAVFDSFPVKQIYDSGQTTTTSLYKQYLTAIRKKKIPFAVVAGGDRIELGGGAVLQILSPLKPLLEGKAALNNNSIVAKLIYGNFSMLLTGDAEQEAEAVMVNAFSGQMKSTVLKSGHHGSNTSSSKEFLAEVAPEAVVISAGEGNEYHHPHPTTLKKYQAMKIKIYRTDKDGTVEIRTDGKGYSISKERN, encoded by the coding sequence ATGCAGCTAAGCTCTAAACAACCTGTCAAAGTATTTTCTGTGCTGGTCATGATAGTTCTGTCGGTGATATTTCTGTTGGGCTGTGCTGCCCGGCCGGCTGTTTCGAACGCTGGTGAACTGGTAGTGGATGTGATTGACGTCGGTCAGGGAGATGCTGTTTTAATCCGAATCGACGGCGAAACAGTTCTCGTTGACAGTGGGGATATCCCAGCCAGGGATATCCTGGTGGCATACATAAAAAAACAGGGAATTCAGAGATTTGATAAAGTGATTCTTACTCATCCCCATGCCGACCACTTAGGAGGGATGAAGGCTGTTTTTGATAGTTTTCCGGTAAAACAAATTTACGACAGCGGGCAAACCACGACCACTTCTTTGTACAAACAGTATTTGACTGCAATAAGGAAGAAAAAAATCCCTTTTGCAGTTGTGGCCGGTGGCGACAGAATCGAACTTGGCGGTGGCGCGGTATTGCAGATACTTTCTCCGCTCAAGCCGCTGTTGGAAGGCAAGGCTGCGCTAAATAACAATTCTATCGTGGCTAAACTTATCTATGGGAATTTTTCTATGCTGCTTACCGGTGATGCGGAACAGGAAGCGGAAGCGGTCATGGTAAATGCATTTTCCGGTCAAATGAAAAGTACCGTATTGAAGAGCGGGCATCACGGCAGCAATACTTCTTCATCGAAAGAATTTTTGGCCGAAGTGGCACCGGAAGCCGTTGTGATTTCGGCAGGCGAGGGTAACGAATATCACCATCCCCATCCCACTACCTTAAAAAAATATCAGGCAATGAAAATTAAGATTTACCGAACCGATAAGGATGGTACGGTAGAAATAAGAACTGATGGCAAGGGGTATTCTATTAGCAAGGAGAGGAACTGA
- a CDS encoding DUF3006 domain-containing protein, translating into MRIKAVADRLEGDKVVLLLGDEELQIVWPCALFPDDVREGDIFDIAVTFDLQATQEARAAGEALLKALLAENQDE; encoded by the coding sequence ATGCGCATCAAAGCTGTTGCCGACCGTTTGGAGGGAGATAAGGTCGTTTTATTGCTGGGAGACGAAGAGCTACAGATTGTTTGGCCCTGTGCTCTTTTTCCTGATGATGTTCGGGAAGGCGATATTTTTGATATAGCGGTGACTTTTGATCTTCAGGCCACACAAGAGGCCCGGGCTGCCGGTGAAGCACTGTTAAAAGCACTGCTAGCGGAAAATCAAGACGAGTAG
- a CDS encoding CopG family ribbon-helix-helix protein, with protein sequence MAELKRIMISIPNSLLQEVDGIIAMEKLSRSQFVREAMKRYIEDRKKQAIRDMMRKGYQEMAVINLSLAEEGLLIDTDMFEMPTLLAERE encoded by the coding sequence GTGGCCGAATTAAAACGTATTATGATAAGTATTCCCAATAGCTTGCTCCAGGAAGTTGACGGCATCATCGCCATGGAGAAATTAAGCCGTAGCCAGTTTGTGCGCGAAGCGATGAAGCGGTATATTGAAGATCGTAAGAAGCAGGCTATTCGCGACATGATGCGCAAGGGATATCAGGAAATGGCCGTTATTAATTTGTCCTTGGCGGAAGAGGGACTGCTAATTGACACGGATATGTTTGAAATGCCCACCCTGTTGGCGGAGCGTGAATAA
- the motB gene encoding flagellar motor protein MotB, with amino-acid sequence MAKKKHEQHHEEHMDETWLIPYADLLTLLLAVFIVLFASSQIDQKKFEQIAQSMSAAFGSGSPAILDSVRVDSASQQAQAGEDAESAKSAKEQAYMQESAQLTQVKKLLDQYIQDNGLTSELQTVITDEGLVLRIKDNALFLSGSADLVPESRRMGAEIAKMLMPLSQKIVVSGHTDNIPIHTGEFPSNWDLSAKRAVNFVKFLLAQEKLSPARFSAIGYGEFRPLATNDTEEGRIKNRRVEVLIVRNYKM; translated from the coding sequence ATGGCTAAGAAGAAACATGAGCAGCATCATGAAGAACATATGGATGAGACCTGGCTGATTCCTTATGCTGACTTGTTAACTTTATTGCTGGCCGTGTTTATTGTATTGTTTGCCTCTTCGCAGATTGATCAGAAAAAGTTTGAACAGATCGCCCAGTCGATGAGCGCGGCTTTTGGCAGTGGCAGTCCGGCTATTCTGGATAGCGTCAGAGTTGATTCGGCCAGTCAGCAAGCGCAGGCCGGTGAAGATGCCGAATCGGCGAAATCAGCCAAAGAGCAGGCGTATATGCAGGAGAGTGCCCAGCTTACCCAGGTAAAAAAACTCTTGGATCAGTACATACAGGACAATGGTTTGACTTCGGAATTGCAAACGGTGATTACTGACGAGGGTTTAGTGTTGCGGATTAAGGATAATGCACTTTTTCTGTCGGGCAGCGCTGATCTGGTGCCTGAATCGCGTCGCATGGGGGCGGAAATTGCCAAGATGCTGATGCCTCTTTCCCAGAAAATTGTCGTCTCCGGCCATACCGATAATATACCGATTCATACCGGCGAATTTCCTTCTAACTGGGATCTCAGTGCTAAACGGGCCGTTAATTTTGTCAAATTTCTCTTAGCCCAGGAAAAATTATCACCGGCCCGGTTCAGTGCAATTGGTTATGGGGAATTTCGTCCCCTGGCCACGAATGATACGGAAGAGGGACGCATTAAAAACCGCCGGGTGGAAGTGCTGATCGTAAGAAATTATAAAATGTAA
- a CDS encoding NAD(P)H-hydrate dehydratase, translating to MKAAMAEEMRRLDEQATQDYGIPGIVLMENAGVAVVREIETIMDGVSDKKICIFAGKGKNGGDGFVAARHLSNRGAKIKVFLLAARDAVQGDAAIQLEILIRMGVDVIEVTGIRDWDKVKIGVAFADCLVDALLGTGYGRDITGAMAQAVELINHAGKTVVAVDIPSGVQADTGQIGACAVSADYTVTFGLPKPGLLLYPGAACAGKWTVADIGLPAALLETPALKLAVLTQRDISRRLPERRADAYKGDCGRVWAVAGSTGLTGAAALCTAAALRSGAGLVTLGIAAGLNSIMEVKVTEVMTRPLPEIVDGAIGLAAWGIIEQEAADSQVLAVGPGLGRQAETLALVRQIVEKSQVPLVLDADALYALQDHTGLLGKAKHRPVLTPHAGEMARLTGLTVADINENRLDVARMAANEWQAIVVLKGAPTLIALPGDEIFINTTGNAGMATAGSGDVLTGVIAGLLAQGLSGCDAALCGVYLQGLAGDLAAANGMAGLLAGDLLKTLPAALAQLQTAGSAGRKSDG from the coding sequence ATGAAGGCGGCTATGGCGGAAGAAATGCGCCGCCTGGATGAGCAGGCGACGCAGGATTATGGAATTCCCGGCATTGTACTTATGGAAAACGCTGGAGTGGCGGTGGTCCGGGAGATTGAGACAATCATGGATGGCGTATCGGATAAAAAAATTTGTATTTTTGCCGGTAAAGGAAAGAACGGTGGTGATGGTTTTGTTGCTGCCCGCCATCTAAGCAACCGGGGCGCTAAAATTAAAGTTTTTTTATTGGCGGCGCGCGACGCCGTTCAGGGTGATGCGGCTATACAACTGGAGATTCTTATCCGGATGGGTGTGGATGTAATCGAAGTTACCGGAATACGGGACTGGGATAAGGTGAAGATCGGGGTCGCTTTTGCCGACTGTCTGGTAGATGCGCTCCTAGGGACTGGCTATGGCCGTGATATTACCGGTGCCATGGCTCAGGCAGTGGAGCTGATCAATCATGCGGGAAAGACGGTTGTGGCTGTGGATATTCCGTCCGGGGTTCAGGCTGATACCGGACAGATCGGTGCCTGCGCGGTAAGCGCTGATTATACGGTTACTTTCGGCTTGCCAAAACCGGGACTTTTGCTGTATCCTGGTGCGGCCTGCGCCGGAAAATGGACGGTCGCCGATATCGGTCTGCCGGCAGCGCTTCTGGAGACACCGGCACTGAAGCTGGCGGTGCTTACGCAGCGTGACATAAGCCGGCGTCTACCCGAGCGACGGGCGGATGCTTATAAAGGCGACTGCGGCCGTGTATGGGCAGTCGCCGGTTCAACCGGTCTTACCGGTGCCGCCGCTTTGTGTACTGCCGCGGCCTTGCGGTCTGGTGCCGGTCTGGTTACCCTGGGAATTGCCGCAGGCCTTAATTCTATTATGGAAGTAAAAGTGACTGAAGTAATGACCAGACCGCTGCCGGAAATTGTCGATGGTGCTATCGGTTTAGCAGCCTGGGGGATTATTGAGCAGGAAGCGGCGGACAGCCAGGTGCTGGCGGTTGGCCCTGGCCTTGGCCGTCAGGCGGAGACGCTGGCACTGGTGCGGCAAATTGTTGAAAAGTCCCAGGTTCCGTTAGTGCTGGATGCCGACGCGCTGTATGCCTTACAGGATCATACCGGATTGTTAGGAAAGGCAAAGCACAGGCCGGTGTTAACACCTCATGCCGGGGAAATGGCCCGGTTGACCGGACTGACAGTTGCCGATATTAATGAAAATAGGCTGGATGTAGCCCGAATGGCGGCAAATGAATGGCAGGCCATTGTTGTTTTAAAGGGAGCGCCTACCTTAATTGCCCTTCCCGGTGACGAAATTTTTATTAATACGACAGGAAATGCCGGGATGGCGACTGCCGGAAGCGGCGATGTGCTGACCGGTGTAATTGCCGGTTTGCTGGCCCAGGGCCTTTCAGGCTGTGACGCGGCTTTATGCGGAGTATATCTTCAGGGGCTGGCCGGTGATTTGGCTGCTGCAAATGGAATGGCGGGCCTGCTGGCCGGCGACCTGCTTAAGACTCTGCCTGCCGCTCTGGCACAACTGCAGACAGCCGGGTCTGCAGGCCGAAAAAGTGACGGTTGA
- the acpS gene encoding holo-ACP synthase — protein sequence MILGTGIDIIEIGRIRTAIGRESFIKRVFTPEEQAYCESRGAQRPSSYAARFAAKEAVMKAFGTGLAGGNWTDIEVVLANGGRPLVRLYGSFARLAETQQVGEIHISLTHAREYAAAQAILWGRDDR from the coding sequence ATGATTTTAGGTACGGGTATTGATATCATTGAAATAGGGAGAATCCGGACGGCTATCGGCCGGGAAAGTTTTATAAAAAGGGTCTTTACACCGGAAGAGCAAGCGTATTGTGAAAGCCGGGGTGCGCAGCGGCCTTCTTCCTATGCGGCACGGTTTGCCGCTAAGGAAGCTGTCATGAAGGCCTTCGGTACAGGCCTGGCAGGTGGTAACTGGACGGATATTGAGGTTGTTTTGGCTAATGGCGGCCGCCCGTTGGTTCGGCTTTACGGTTCCTTTGCCCGATTGGCAGAAACTCAACAGGTAGGAGAAATTCATATTTCATTAACACATGCGCGGGAGTATGCGGCGGCACAAGCGATTCTATGGGGGAGAGACGATAGATGA